The region TACTCAGTTACGTTTGTAATTGTGATACAAGTCTGTAAAAGGTGCACATTTCCAATGTCAAACAAGGTGTAAGATTGCAATTGAAGCTGAAATATGTAAAAATAAAATTACTTATAATATCTATGTGTAAAGGACATTGCCTATTTGTTGTCACAACACCATGTCAACTAAGGGGTTAATTTGATTTCAACTTAGTTTTTAACAATAGGGCTTTTTTAATAGGTATAACTTTCATGACATGTTGTGCAAAAAAAACCATGAATGATCAATCCGAGACAAACACGAAACTTTATTGTGCTACATAGTTAATATCCCCAATTTAAAATGCTTTGTAGTATTTTTCTACAAGAGTATTACTTGTACTAATAACGTTTCTTGATGGATTTGGAAGCACATTTTGATATCAGGACAACTTGGATTAAGAACTTTTAGAACATGATTGAAAAGATTGACAAGACAAAGATTATAATTTATATGGAGAGTTCAAGAAGATTAAAACTCCAAATTTTTCCATGGGACGCTAAATCAAAGAATGCTTCAATTGTCAATTCGTGATATAAGATCATATGTAgcttaatataagatcatatctAAATTGCTCCCTATAAATTTAATAGACGTGTTAAAATGTTTACATTCCTATTAGAAAATATGAACAACCTATGCAAATTAAGAGCACAAAAAAGCCGGATATGAACGGATAACAAAAAAAACCTTCACGTGTTGAATACACAGCAGAACCCTAGAACCAATTCTTAATATCCTCATAAAAATTAACAGAAAACAGATCAAGAGACCCAATTCCATAaacaaaaagaaacaaaatttaacataagaacctgaaacaagaTTTCTGACTTAATATCCACCCTTGAGATCATTGACAACATCATATGGAATGGGAGTCACTGTCTCTAGAGTAGTGCCTTCAACCATGAACCctggttttggtcccaaaggttGTCTTTTTGTACTGATCACTACACCTTTAGCTTTGGCTTCAGCCTTTAGTACATCGTTCTTCTTAACCCTTTGCTTGAATTCTTCTGTGCATCTTGATGGCATCACATGCTCCACACGAACATGAATCCTTTTCTTGATGATCCTGTTACCAACCTGCATCACATGGGCATGTTAATTACAATATCGAACTTCAAAGAATCCGTTAAAACGATGAATATACGTCTAAGAAAGTTGAGAAACAGTTAATTTAGGGTTCTATCCTAATGAACTACCTCGAATACGATTACCATTTGCATCAATTGAgttgaattgttgaaatgtaAGGAATGTTAAACGATGAATTCGTCAAACGGAGTATCATTGAGCATTAGTGTGAATACAGATCATGGAATTAGTAAATCGGAGAGATTTGTGGGAGAATTAGACTGACCTGTTTGTTCATTTCAACACCGATAGCGCGCTTGGTGACGTTCCATACCTGACCGGTGCGACCATGGTAGAACTTATGCGGCATACCTTTGTGAATGGCGCCATTAACCTTGATGTCAACGTAATCTCCGACGTGATAAGTTCTAAGGTAAGTTGTTAGATGGATAGTACCCTTCTTCCTGAATCCTCTTGCGAACAAATCCCTTGTTCTTGACCTCAATCCATGGCCGGCCGGCATCTTGCTTCTTTCTAGTTCGAGAAAACACAGGTGAA is a window of Lactuca sativa cultivar Salinas chromosome 1, Lsat_Salinas_v11, whole genome shotgun sequence DNA encoding:
- the LOC111916672 gene encoding 60S ribosomal protein L21-2, producing the protein MPAGHGLRSRTRDLFARGFRKKGTIHLTTYLRTYHVGDYVDIKVNGAIHKGMPHKFYHGRTGQVWNVTKRAIGVEMNKQVGNRIIKKRIHVRVEHVMPSRCTEEFKQRVKKNDVLKAEAKAKGVVISTKRQPLGPKPGFMVEGTTLETVTPIPYDVVNDLKGGY